Proteins encoded by one window of Arachis hypogaea cultivar Tifrunner chromosome 1, arahy.Tifrunner.gnm2.J5K5, whole genome shotgun sequence:
- the LOC112805265 gene encoding F-box protein At5g50450: MRRPQHHPLRCCMQKNRTDKNIHHHPPMGGLPDDLVIFILSKLSSSVTSPSDFINVLLTCKRLNRLALDRLVLSKLGARAFAVKPKNWSDSTDRFLRRCVTAGNVEACYTLGMIRFYCLQKRKSGLSLMAKAAMNSHAPALYSLAVIQFNGSGASKNDKDLRAGVALCTRASLLGHIDSLRELGYCLQDGYGARKNVAEGRRLLVEAHARELALVIREVTRSTTPSNSSMLTWLTRRLRNLACHSGSFLPLLEGYGGYSVAVQPVNWFMREWFESGRGRLGEGLRLCAHVGCGRPETRPHEFRRCSVCGKVNYCSRGCQALDWKLRHKTECSEFLPWVVVVENDGVGGVAAVVGGGNGDVVA, encoded by the exons ATGAGAAGGCCACAGCATCATCCACTAAGATGTTGTATGCAGAAAAACCGCACCGACAAAAACATCCACCACCACCCCCCCATGGGAGGGTTACCAGACGATCTCGTCATCTTCATCCTTTCTAAACTTAGTTCCTCGGTTACTTCTCCTTCGGATTTCATCAACGTTCTCTTGAC ATGCAAAAGATTGAACCGGTTAGCTCTCGATCGACTCGTGTTATCGAAACTCGGCGCCAGGGCCTTCGCTGTGAAACCAAAAAACTGGTCAGATTCCACTGACCGCTTCCTTCGCCGCTGCGTTACCGCCGGCAACGTCGAAGCCTGCTACACTCTCGGAATG aTCCGCTTTTATTGCTTGCAAAAGCGGAAGAGCGGGCTCTCGctgatggcgaaggcggcgatgAATTCTCATGCGCCGGCGCTTTACTCGCTGGCGGTGATACAGTTCAACGGCAGCGGCGCCTCAAAGAATGACAAGGATCTCCGCGCCGGCGTGGCGCTATGCACGCGTGCTTCGCTTCTCGGCCACATCGACTCGCTCCGGGAGTTAGGCTACTGCCTCCAAGACGGTTACGGTGCGCGCAAGAACGTGGCCGAGGGGCGTCGGTTGCTGGTGGAAGCCCACGCGCGTGAGCTAGCGTTAGTCATACGCGAGGTCACTCGGTCCACCACCCCCTCAAACTCCTCTATGCTGACGTGGCTAACTCGACGGTTACGCAATCTTGCGTGCCATTCAGGGTCGTTTCTTCCGTTACTGGAGGGTTACGGTGGTTACAGCGTAGCTGTTCAACCGGTGAATTGGTTTATGAGGGAGTGGTTTGAGTCCGGTAGAGGGAGGTTGGGTGAGGGGCTGAGGTTGTGCGCGCACGTTGGCTGCGGGCGGCCGGAGACGCGGCCGCATGAGTTCCGGCGCTGTTCGGTTTGCGGGAAGGTGAACTACTGCTCACGGGGGTGCCAGGCGCTTGATTGGAAGCTGCGGCACAAGACGGAGTGCTCCGAGTTTTTACCGTGGGTGGTGGTGGTAGAGAACGACGGTGTTGGTGGTGTTGCTGCAGTTGTTGGCGGAGGTAACGGTGACGTAGTGGCCTAG